One genomic window of Branchiostoma floridae strain S238N-H82 chromosome 4, Bfl_VNyyK, whole genome shotgun sequence includes the following:
- the LOC118414726 gene encoding alpha-adducin-like isoform X1: MADTDVVLNGPPDVGDGKASSGGSSPHQSPVAETKQSKVKRPVDIQQDVHEMEKRKRVSLILNSQAFREELEEIIESQIKSGPHPASLIALQQISELILPQARVPSSVLSGGGMRATGIVIPINDLRGVDAMSYSKGEKLLRCKLASLYRLVDMHGWTNLIYNHITVRISQEKEHFLINPYGMMYNELTAASLVKVDMQGQVIDPGITTFGINKGGFMLHSAVHQFRPDCRCVLHLYNEAVSAVSATKQGLMPISHEALLIGEVSYYDYRGVPVDQNERDTIARSLGPKNKVLILRNHGVLVCAGTIEEAWYLAYNTVKACEIQLKAMPAGLDNLIVLDRSALREEPREEQKGGGDTAHYKATEEKHYKWKKGELEFEALMRQMDNSGYKTGYIYHQPVVRHLPGTGKSNDEVAIPPSASGFTETAGHDDDLGILSPARRAMDRKQGEKTKWLHSPNVYTKVQVQVDQNGDGEEPKTVTRWVSEDSPSKGTIIKVDPNAFVPTGIPEEDVRTKVKVLKDKRVADKLSSGPQSNILHGMPWAATASGDQVVVHAGSKGIIQQEFQDEFVFPMLQSPNPFEKMTEKELEEYRKEVEKKQRGVGGEITTTTVETVVIDGQVKTVQKETVLTVVKSGEGEDAEIHEKLMEELRAASIKRKTPTKRHSSSSHSSQEESVVNRPAGSTEEPEPKPSVQPVSEPPPEPPVKQEIKAASPKRLSPASPGSPAGSPVNGQGAPAGGSPDKAAEAGEREESSEGTPNASGKESSPTKETSPTKKKKKLRTPSFLKSKKKDKKKDKE; the protein is encoded by the exons AGAGGAGCTGGAAGAAATTATTGAGTCTCAGATCAAGTCAGGCCCTCATCCGGCCAGCCTGATAGCACTGCAGCAGATCAGTGAGCTCATCCTCCCCCAGGCCAGGGTGCCCAGTTCTGTACTGTCTGGTGGGGGAATGAGAG CCACAGGAATCGTAATCCCCATCAACGATCTCCGCGGAGTGGACGCCATGAGCTACAGTAAGGGGGAGAAGCTCCTACGATGCAAGCTGGCCTCCCTGTACCGGCTGGTGGACATGCATGGATGGACCAACCTCATATACAACCACATCACG GTTCGCATCAGCCAGGAGAAGGAACACTTCCTCATCAACCCCTACGGGATGATGTACAACGAGCTGACTGCCGCCTCTCTGGTCAAGGTGGACATGCAGGGCCAGGTCATCGACCCTGGCATCACCACCTTCGGCATCAACAAGGGCGGCTTCATGTTGCACAGCGCTGTGCATCAGTTCCGCCCGGACTGCAGATGTGTCCTGCACCTGTACAACGAGGCTGTGTCTGCA GTATCTGCCACCAAGCAGGGCTTGATGCCGATATCCCACGAAGCCCTGTTGATTGGAGAGGTTTCTTACTATGACTACCGTGGCGTTCCAGTCGACCAGAATGAAAGAGACACCATCGCTAGGAGCCTGGGACCAAAGAACAAG GTGCTGATACTGAGAAACCATGGGGTACTGGTGTGTGCAGGGACGATAGAGGAAGCCTGGTACCTTGCTTACAACACTGTGAAGGCTTGTGAGATACAG TTGAAGGCGATGCCTGCGGGACTGGATAACCTGATTGTTCTGGACCGTTCGGCACTACGGGAGGAGCCCCGTGAGGAGCAGAAGGGCGGCGGGGACACGGCACACTACAAGGCCACTGAAGAGAAGCATTACAAGTGGAAAAAGGGAGAGCTAGAGTTTGAGGCACTAATGAGACAGATGGACAATTCG GGCTACAAGACTGGGTACATCTACCACCAGCCGGTAGTGCGCCACCTGCCCGGCACAGGCAAGAGCAATGATGAGGTCGCCATTCCTCCATCAGCCTCCGGATTCACGGAAACAGCAGGGCACGACGACGACTTGGGCATCCTCTCGCCGGCACGTCGGGCCATGGACCGGAAACAGGGCGAAAAGACCAAGTGGCTGCACTCCCCAAATGTGTACACCaaggtgcaggtgcaggtggaTCAGAACGGAGATGGAGAGGAACCAAAAACAGTGACCAGG TGGGTGTCAGAGGACTCCCCCAGCAAAGGCACCATCATCAAAGTGGACCCCAATGCCTTTGTCCCCACAGGGATACCTGAGGAGGATGTGCGCACCAAGGTCAAAGTG TTGAAGGACAAGCGGGTTGCAGACAAACTGTCTTCAGGCCCTCAGTCGAATATTCTGCACGGTATGCCCTGGGCAGCCACTGCCTCT GGTGACCAGGTTGTTGTTCATGCGGGGTCAAAGGGTATAATTCAGCAGGAGTTCCAGGATGAATTTGTGTTCCCAATGCTACAAAGTCCAAATCCATTTGAGAAGATGACAGAGAAGGAGCTGGAAGAGTATCGCAAGGAAGTGGAGAAGAAGCAAAGAG GTGTGGGCGGTGAGATCACCACGACAACCGTGGAGACTGTGGTGATCGATGGCCAGGTGAAGACGGTACAGAAGGAGACCGTCCTGACCGTGGTCAAGTCTGGAGAGGGCGAAGACGCGGAGATACATGAGAAACTCATGGAAG AGTTACGAGCTGCCAGCATCAAACGCAAAACGCCTACCAAACGTCACTCGTCCTCGTCTCACAGCTCTCAGGAGGAGAGCGTGGTAAACAGACCTGCTGGCTCTACTGAAGAGCCAGAACCTAAACCCTCCGTACAGCCTGTATCTGAACCTCCTCCTGAGCCTCCAGTAAAACAGG AAATCAAAGCTGCGAGCCCGAAGCGGCTGTCCCCTGCCTCCCCAGGGTCTCCAGCGGGAAGCCCAGTGAACGGACAGGGCGCCCCAGCAGGCGGGTCGCCGGACAAGGCGGCAGAGGCCGGAGAGCGGGAGGAGTCATCAGAGGGAACACCCAACGCCAGCGGCAAGGAGTCCTCACCAACTAAG GAGACATCCCCAaccaagaagaaaaagaaactccGAACACCATCCTTCCTCAAGAGCAAGaagaaggacaagaagaaaGACAAGGAATAA
- the LOC118414726 gene encoding alpha-adducin-like isoform X2, which produces MADTDVVLNGPPDVGDGKASSGGSSPHQSPVAETKQSKVKRPVDIQQDVHEMEKRKRVSLILNSQAFREELEEIIESQIKSGPHPASLIALQQISELILPQARVPSSVLSGGGMRATGIVIPINDLRGVDAMSYSKGEKLLRCKLASLYRLVDMHGWTNLIYNHITVRISQEKEHFLINPYGMMYNELTAASLVKVDMQGQVIDPGITTFGINKGGFMLHSAVHQFRPDCRCVLHLYNEAVSAVSATKQGLMPISHEALLIGEVSYYDYRGVPVDQNERDTIARSLGPKNKVLILRNHGVLVCAGTIEEAWYLAYNTVKACEIQLKAMPAGLDNLIVLDRSALREEPREEQKGGGDTAHYKATEEKHYKWKKGELEFEALMRQMDNSGYKTGYIYHQPVVRHLPGTGKSNDEVAIPPSASGFTETAGHDDDLGILSPARRAMDRKQGEKTKWLHSPNVYTKVQVQVDQNGDGEEPKTVTRWVSEDSPSKGTIIKVDPNAFVPTGIPEEDVRTKVKVLKDKRVADKLSSGPQSNILHGMPWAATASGDQVVVHAGSKGIIQQEFQDEFVFPMLQSPNPFEKMTEKELEEYRKEVEKKQRGVGGEITTTTVETVVIDGQVKTVQKETVLTVVKSGEGEDAEIHEKLMEEIKAASPKRLSPASPGSPAGSPVNGQGAPAGGSPDKAAEAGEREESSEGTPNASGKESSPTKETSPTKKKKKLRTPSFLKSKKKDKKKDKE; this is translated from the exons AGAGGAGCTGGAAGAAATTATTGAGTCTCAGATCAAGTCAGGCCCTCATCCGGCCAGCCTGATAGCACTGCAGCAGATCAGTGAGCTCATCCTCCCCCAGGCCAGGGTGCCCAGTTCTGTACTGTCTGGTGGGGGAATGAGAG CCACAGGAATCGTAATCCCCATCAACGATCTCCGCGGAGTGGACGCCATGAGCTACAGTAAGGGGGAGAAGCTCCTACGATGCAAGCTGGCCTCCCTGTACCGGCTGGTGGACATGCATGGATGGACCAACCTCATATACAACCACATCACG GTTCGCATCAGCCAGGAGAAGGAACACTTCCTCATCAACCCCTACGGGATGATGTACAACGAGCTGACTGCCGCCTCTCTGGTCAAGGTGGACATGCAGGGCCAGGTCATCGACCCTGGCATCACCACCTTCGGCATCAACAAGGGCGGCTTCATGTTGCACAGCGCTGTGCATCAGTTCCGCCCGGACTGCAGATGTGTCCTGCACCTGTACAACGAGGCTGTGTCTGCA GTATCTGCCACCAAGCAGGGCTTGATGCCGATATCCCACGAAGCCCTGTTGATTGGAGAGGTTTCTTACTATGACTACCGTGGCGTTCCAGTCGACCAGAATGAAAGAGACACCATCGCTAGGAGCCTGGGACCAAAGAACAAG GTGCTGATACTGAGAAACCATGGGGTACTGGTGTGTGCAGGGACGATAGAGGAAGCCTGGTACCTTGCTTACAACACTGTGAAGGCTTGTGAGATACAG TTGAAGGCGATGCCTGCGGGACTGGATAACCTGATTGTTCTGGACCGTTCGGCACTACGGGAGGAGCCCCGTGAGGAGCAGAAGGGCGGCGGGGACACGGCACACTACAAGGCCACTGAAGAGAAGCATTACAAGTGGAAAAAGGGAGAGCTAGAGTTTGAGGCACTAATGAGACAGATGGACAATTCG GGCTACAAGACTGGGTACATCTACCACCAGCCGGTAGTGCGCCACCTGCCCGGCACAGGCAAGAGCAATGATGAGGTCGCCATTCCTCCATCAGCCTCCGGATTCACGGAAACAGCAGGGCACGACGACGACTTGGGCATCCTCTCGCCGGCACGTCGGGCCATGGACCGGAAACAGGGCGAAAAGACCAAGTGGCTGCACTCCCCAAATGTGTACACCaaggtgcaggtgcaggtggaTCAGAACGGAGATGGAGAGGAACCAAAAACAGTGACCAGG TGGGTGTCAGAGGACTCCCCCAGCAAAGGCACCATCATCAAAGTGGACCCCAATGCCTTTGTCCCCACAGGGATACCTGAGGAGGATGTGCGCACCAAGGTCAAAGTG TTGAAGGACAAGCGGGTTGCAGACAAACTGTCTTCAGGCCCTCAGTCGAATATTCTGCACGGTATGCCCTGGGCAGCCACTGCCTCT GGTGACCAGGTTGTTGTTCATGCGGGGTCAAAGGGTATAATTCAGCAGGAGTTCCAGGATGAATTTGTGTTCCCAATGCTACAAAGTCCAAATCCATTTGAGAAGATGACAGAGAAGGAGCTGGAAGAGTATCGCAAGGAAGTGGAGAAGAAGCAAAGAG GTGTGGGCGGTGAGATCACCACGACAACCGTGGAGACTGTGGTGATCGATGGCCAGGTGAAGACGGTACAGAAGGAGACCGTCCTGACCGTGGTCAAGTCTGGAGAGGGCGAAGACGCGGAGATACATGAGAAACTCATGGAAG AAATCAAAGCTGCGAGCCCGAAGCGGCTGTCCCCTGCCTCCCCAGGGTCTCCAGCGGGAAGCCCAGTGAACGGACAGGGCGCCCCAGCAGGCGGGTCGCCGGACAAGGCGGCAGAGGCCGGAGAGCGGGAGGAGTCATCAGAGGGAACACCCAACGCCAGCGGCAAGGAGTCCTCACCAACTAAG GAGACATCCCCAaccaagaagaaaaagaaactccGAACACCATCCTTCCTCAAGAGCAAGaagaaggacaagaagaaaGACAAGGAATAA
- the LOC118414726 gene encoding alpha-adducin-like isoform X3, with product MADTDVVLNGPPDVGDGKASSGGSSPHQSPVAETKQSKVKRPVDIQQDVHEMEKRKRVSLILNSQAFREELEEIIESQIKSGPHPASLIALQQISELILPQARVPSSVLSGGGMRATGIVIPINDLRGVDAMSYSKGEKLLRCKLASLYRLVDMHGWTNLIYNHITVRISQEKEHFLINPYGMMYNELTAASLVKVDMQGQVIDPGITTFGINKGGFMLHSAVHQFRPDCRCVLHLYNEAVSAVSATKQGLMPISHEALLIGEVSYYDYRGVPVDQNERDTIARSLGPKNKVLILRNHGVLVCAGTIEEAWYLAYNTVKACEIQLKAMPAGLDNLIVLDRSALREEPREEQKGGGDTAHYKATEEKHYKWKKGELEFEALMRQMDNSGYKTGYIYHQPVVRHLPGTGKSNDEVAIPPSASGFTETAGHDDDLGILSPARRAMDRKQGEKTKWLHSPNVYTKVQVQVDQNGDGEEPKTVTRWVSEDSPSKGTIIKVDPNAFVPTGIPEEDVRTKVKVLKDKRVADKLSSGPQSNILHGMPWAATASGDQVVVHAGSKGIIQQEFQDEFVFPMLQSPNPFEKMTEKELEEYRKEVEKKQREIKAASPKRLSPASPGSPAGSPVNGQGAPAGGSPDKAAEAGEREESSEGTPNASGKESSPTKETSPTKKKKKLRTPSFLKSKKKDKKKDKE from the exons AGAGGAGCTGGAAGAAATTATTGAGTCTCAGATCAAGTCAGGCCCTCATCCGGCCAGCCTGATAGCACTGCAGCAGATCAGTGAGCTCATCCTCCCCCAGGCCAGGGTGCCCAGTTCTGTACTGTCTGGTGGGGGAATGAGAG CCACAGGAATCGTAATCCCCATCAACGATCTCCGCGGAGTGGACGCCATGAGCTACAGTAAGGGGGAGAAGCTCCTACGATGCAAGCTGGCCTCCCTGTACCGGCTGGTGGACATGCATGGATGGACCAACCTCATATACAACCACATCACG GTTCGCATCAGCCAGGAGAAGGAACACTTCCTCATCAACCCCTACGGGATGATGTACAACGAGCTGACTGCCGCCTCTCTGGTCAAGGTGGACATGCAGGGCCAGGTCATCGACCCTGGCATCACCACCTTCGGCATCAACAAGGGCGGCTTCATGTTGCACAGCGCTGTGCATCAGTTCCGCCCGGACTGCAGATGTGTCCTGCACCTGTACAACGAGGCTGTGTCTGCA GTATCTGCCACCAAGCAGGGCTTGATGCCGATATCCCACGAAGCCCTGTTGATTGGAGAGGTTTCTTACTATGACTACCGTGGCGTTCCAGTCGACCAGAATGAAAGAGACACCATCGCTAGGAGCCTGGGACCAAAGAACAAG GTGCTGATACTGAGAAACCATGGGGTACTGGTGTGTGCAGGGACGATAGAGGAAGCCTGGTACCTTGCTTACAACACTGTGAAGGCTTGTGAGATACAG TTGAAGGCGATGCCTGCGGGACTGGATAACCTGATTGTTCTGGACCGTTCGGCACTACGGGAGGAGCCCCGTGAGGAGCAGAAGGGCGGCGGGGACACGGCACACTACAAGGCCACTGAAGAGAAGCATTACAAGTGGAAAAAGGGAGAGCTAGAGTTTGAGGCACTAATGAGACAGATGGACAATTCG GGCTACAAGACTGGGTACATCTACCACCAGCCGGTAGTGCGCCACCTGCCCGGCACAGGCAAGAGCAATGATGAGGTCGCCATTCCTCCATCAGCCTCCGGATTCACGGAAACAGCAGGGCACGACGACGACTTGGGCATCCTCTCGCCGGCACGTCGGGCCATGGACCGGAAACAGGGCGAAAAGACCAAGTGGCTGCACTCCCCAAATGTGTACACCaaggtgcaggtgcaggtggaTCAGAACGGAGATGGAGAGGAACCAAAAACAGTGACCAGG TGGGTGTCAGAGGACTCCCCCAGCAAAGGCACCATCATCAAAGTGGACCCCAATGCCTTTGTCCCCACAGGGATACCTGAGGAGGATGTGCGCACCAAGGTCAAAGTG TTGAAGGACAAGCGGGTTGCAGACAAACTGTCTTCAGGCCCTCAGTCGAATATTCTGCACGGTATGCCCTGGGCAGCCACTGCCTCT GGTGACCAGGTTGTTGTTCATGCGGGGTCAAAGGGTATAATTCAGCAGGAGTTCCAGGATGAATTTGTGTTCCCAATGCTACAAAGTCCAAATCCATTTGAGAAGATGACAGAGAAGGAGCTGGAAGAGTATCGCAAGGAAGTGGAGAAGAAGCAAAGAG AAATCAAAGCTGCGAGCCCGAAGCGGCTGTCCCCTGCCTCCCCAGGGTCTCCAGCGGGAAGCCCAGTGAACGGACAGGGCGCCCCAGCAGGCGGGTCGCCGGACAAGGCGGCAGAGGCCGGAGAGCGGGAGGAGTCATCAGAGGGAACACCCAACGCCAGCGGCAAGGAGTCCTCACCAACTAAG GAGACATCCCCAaccaagaagaaaaagaaactccGAACACCATCCTTCCTCAAGAGCAAGaagaaggacaagaagaaaGACAAGGAATAA